A section of the Deinobacterium chartae genome encodes:
- a CDS encoding amidase — translation MFQRLRRRVTSFPTPSSGVLEGLPLELTAWSLDRPLLRHWAARALRRRWGLTGLFAEAPGAETALGPAREHAPDGQVAYRTFAGRSQATALRERYLLGKTTPLEVAEVLLAQTAAWASHGFLPLVSLDPEALLEAAAASSLRYAQGRSLGPLDGIPVAIADTLTVEGLGGMEERLRGRVSEARDADVVARLRGAGALIVGKAQAQELGLGSSGIHPRTPLLHPYDVRRLPGGAQGGAAAVVASGLVPLAVASDSGTSARRPAALCGAVALKPGTGQVSRAGLLPLAPAFDTVAFIADSVTDAALLLEACAKHPPEASVASGGVIGVRIGYFPGLLDQAEPAARAAFERGLGHLRSQGARLVPLEAPYARQVPVITVANLLLEAAEQYGDLLRARELSALPAETRVLLHLGASLSGSERRRLRELTGRVRRVATALFDRADVHAMPHPRSAQVASRVARQRGHLDPALSLRGTYLEMLACLLGLPALNLPSGQDELGLPLSVGLMSAAHGESLLLRVAAALELPQLPGPPRFYAGMY, via the coding sequence ATGTTCCAACGGCTGAGGCGCCGCGTTACTTCTTTCCCCACCCCGTCTTCCGGAGTCCTCGAGGGACTGCCGCTGGAACTCACCGCCTGGAGTCTGGACCGACCGCTGCTGCGCCATTGGGCGGCGCGTGCGCTGCGCAGGCGCTGGGGCCTGACCGGGCTGTTCGCCGAGGCCCCCGGAGCCGAGACGGCGCTGGGACCTGCCCGCGAGCACGCCCCGGACGGTCAGGTCGCCTACCGGACCTTCGCCGGACGCTCGCAAGCCACCGCCCTGCGCGAACGCTACCTGCTCGGCAAGACCACCCCCCTCGAGGTGGCCGAGGTGCTGCTGGCCCAGACCGCCGCCTGGGCGTCGCACGGCTTTTTGCCGCTGGTGTCGCTGGATCCCGAAGCCCTGCTCGAGGCCGCAGCGGCCTCGAGCCTGCGCTACGCCCAAGGGCGTTCGCTGGGGCCGTTGGATGGCATACCGGTCGCGATAGCCGATACCCTGACGGTCGAGGGGTTGGGGGGCATGGAGGAGCGGCTGCGGGGCCGCGTGAGCGAAGCGCGGGATGCTGACGTGGTTGCCCGCCTGCGCGGGGCAGGAGCATTGATCGTGGGCAAGGCCCAGGCGCAGGAGCTGGGCCTGGGCTCCTCCGGCATTCATCCGCGCACCCCGCTCCTGCACCCCTACGACGTACGGCGTCTGCCCGGCGGCGCACAGGGCGGGGCGGCGGCGGTGGTCGCTTCCGGGCTGGTGCCGCTGGCCGTGGCGAGTGACAGCGGCACCTCGGCGCGCAGGCCGGCGGCGTTGTGCGGCGCCGTGGCACTGAAGCCGGGAACCGGTCAGGTGTCACGGGCCGGGCTGTTGCCGCTGGCCCCCGCGTTCGACACGGTGGCTTTCATAGCGGACAGCGTGACCGACGCGGCGCTGCTCCTCGAGGCCTGTGCCAAGCATCCGCCCGAGGCGTCCGTTGCCTCGGGCGGGGTGATCGGCGTACGCATCGGTTACTTTCCAGGCTTGCTCGATCAGGCCGAACCGGCGGCCCGCGCAGCTTTCGAACGCGGGTTGGGGCACCTGCGCAGCCAGGGAGCCCGGCTGGTTCCCCTCGAGGCTCCGTATGCCCGGCAGGTTCCGGTGATCACGGTTGCGAACCTGCTGCTCGAGGCGGCCGAGCAGTACGGTGATCTGCTGCGTGCGCGCGAGCTTTCGGCGCTGCCGGCCGAGACGCGGGTGCTGCTGCACTTGGGCGCGTCGCTGTCCGGGTCGGAGCGGCGGCGTCTGCGCGAGCTGACCGGGCGGGTCCGGCGCGTGGCCACGGCGCTGTTCGACCGGGCCGATGTGCACGCGATGCCGCACCCACGTTCGGCGCAGGTGGCGAGTCGCGTCGCCCGACAGCGGGGTCACCTCGATCCGGCGCTGAGCCTGCGGGGTACCTATCTGGAAATGTTGGCCTGCTTGCTGGGCCTGCCTGCCCTGAACCTGCCCAGCGGGCAAGATGAACTGGGGCTGCCGCTGTCGGTCGGGCTGATGTCGGCCGCGCACGGCGAGAGCTTGCTGCTGCGGGTTGCGGCAGCCCTCGAGTTGCCGCAGCTTCCGGGGCCGCCGCGTTTTTATGCCGGAATGTACTGA
- a CDS encoding NAD-dependent deacylase: MNAAGLRAARDRLRRAARVAVLTGAGVSKESGIPTFREAQTGLWARFSPEELASPQAYRRDPEQVWRWYAERYRNCIRAEPNRAHRLLADLEMRRPEALLLVTQNVDGLHARAGSQRVQELHGNLTQARCERCQRTAPLGDPDTLELPPPCPHCGSPMRPNVVWFGENLPSSALEAAYVAFLEAEVALVIGTSGVVEPAASLARLTAQQGGLVIEINPEATPLSAYANLSLRTGASEGLSRLLDD; encoded by the coding sequence GTGAACGCAGCGGGGCTGCGCGCGGCGCGCGACCGGCTGCGACGGGCCGCGCGCGTCGCGGTGCTGACCGGTGCCGGGGTCTCGAAGGAATCGGGCATTCCCACCTTCCGGGAAGCGCAGACCGGTCTGTGGGCGCGCTTTTCTCCGGAAGAGCTCGCCTCGCCCCAGGCCTACCGCCGCGACCCCGAGCAGGTGTGGCGCTGGTACGCCGAGCGCTACCGCAACTGCATACGGGCCGAACCCAACCGCGCACACCGCCTGCTGGCCGACCTCGAGATGCGCCGTCCCGAAGCGCTGCTGCTGGTCACGCAGAACGTGGACGGCCTGCACGCGCGCGCCGGGTCGCAGCGCGTACAGGAACTGCACGGCAACCTGACGCAGGCCCGCTGCGAACGCTGCCAGCGCACCGCACCGCTGGGCGACCCGGATACGCTCGAGCTGCCGCCCCCTTGTCCGCACTGCGGGTCACCCATGCGGCCCAACGTGGTGTGGTTCGGAGAAAACCTGCCTTCCAGCGCCCTCGAGGCGGCTTATGTCGCCTTCCTCGAGGCCGAGGTGGCGCTGGTGATCGGGACGTCCGGGGTGGTGGAGCCCGCGGCGAGCCTGGCGCGCCTGACCGCTCAGCAAGGCGGCTTGGTGATCGAGATCAATCCCGAGGCGACCCCGCTGAGCGCTTACGCGAACCTCTCGCTGCGCACCGGGGCCAGCGAGGGCTTAAGCCGCCTGCTGGACGACTGA
- a CDS encoding TCR/Tet family MFS transporter, producing the protein MRKRQAGMAFILVTLLIDMLGIGLVIPILPELVTELLGGNRSLASGYYGAFIAVYAAMQFVFAPILGALSDQYGRRPVLLLSLLGAGLDYLLLALAPSLAILFVGRVIAGITGANITVANAYIADVSTPEDRARNFGLLGAVFGVGFIIGPALGGVLGNIDLRLPFYFAAALALINALYGYFVLPESHRPENRRPFGWARANPVGSLGAITRYPVVLGLTITIVLVGLAQNALQSTWVLFTGYRFGWDALQNGFSLMLVGVMAVVVQGGLVGLLIPRLGERRAIVLGLIISAAAFVMYGLATQGWMMYAVLLLGGLGGIAGPAAQGLIAGEVSAQEQGAVQGAIASLSSLTGVFGPLAATALFAYFTGDRAPLEVPGIAFFFGAVLTVLATVTAAVSFRRAQRSGLAQS; encoded by the coding sequence ATGCGAAAGCGTCAGGCCGGTATGGCGTTTATTCTGGTGACCCTGCTGATTGACATGTTGGGTATCGGGCTGGTCATTCCCATCCTGCCCGAACTGGTGACCGAGTTGCTGGGCGGGAACCGCAGCCTGGCCTCGGGTTACTACGGTGCTTTTATCGCGGTGTACGCGGCCATGCAGTTCGTGTTCGCCCCGATTCTGGGAGCCCTCAGCGACCAGTACGGGCGCCGTCCGGTCCTGCTGCTCTCGCTGCTGGGAGCCGGTCTCGATTACCTGTTGCTGGCGCTGGCCCCCAGTCTGGCAATCCTGTTCGTAGGCCGGGTGATCGCGGGCATCACGGGGGCAAACATCACGGTGGCCAACGCCTATATTGCCGATGTCAGCACGCCCGAAGACCGCGCCCGTAACTTCGGTCTGCTCGGCGCGGTCTTCGGGGTGGGCTTCATCATCGGTCCGGCGCTGGGCGGGGTGCTGGGAAACATCGACCTGCGCCTGCCGTTTTATTTCGCGGCGGCCCTGGCCCTGATCAACGCCCTGTACGGTTATTTCGTGCTGCCCGAGTCGCACCGCCCCGAGAACCGCCGGCCCTTCGGCTGGGCCCGGGCCAACCCGGTGGGCAGCCTGGGGGCGATCACCCGCTACCCGGTCGTGTTGGGTCTGACCATCACCATCGTGCTGGTGGGTCTGGCCCAGAACGCCCTGCAAAGCACCTGGGTGCTGTTCACCGGCTACCGTTTCGGCTGGGACGCCCTACAAAACGGCTTCTCGCTGATGCTGGTGGGTGTGATGGCGGTCGTGGTACAAGGCGGGCTGGTCGGACTGCTGATCCCGCGCCTGGGTGAGCGGCGTGCCATCGTGCTGGGCCTGATCATCAGTGCCGCCGCTTTCGTGATGTACGGTCTGGCCACCCAGGGATGGATGATGTACGCGGTGCTGCTCCTCGGAGGGCTGGGCGGCATCGCGGGACCGGCAGCCCAGGGCCTGATCGCCGGCGAGGTGAGCGCGCAGGAACAGGGAGCCGTGCAGGGAGCGATCGCGAGTCTCAGCTCGCTGACGGGAGTATTCGGTCCGCTGGCGGCTACTGCGCTGTTCGCCTACTTCACCGGCGACCGGGCACCGCTCGAGGTTCCCGGCATCGCCTTCTTCTTCGGAGCGGTCCTGACCGTGCTGGCCACCGTGACCGCCGCGGTGTCATTCCGGCGCGCCCAGCGCTCAGGGCTGGCCCAGAGCTGA
- a CDS encoding amidase family protein, which produces MPHTLSARQLQAMLTDGSLTSRALAALLLERIQRYDPTLRAVIETNPRLLEEAEALDAERRSSGPRGPLHGIPVLVKDNIDTQAPLHTTANSRALAGYSPAQDAFLVQRLRAAGALILGKASLTEFANFVTVGMPSGYGSLNGQTLNPYGRSFDVGGSSSGSAAGVAAGYAPLSVGTETSGSILNPASQCSLVAVKPTVGLISRSGIIPIAASQDTAGPMGRNVHDVAMLLEVLAGADPQDEATRSAPEIPRYTDLLDPGALRGVRLGVPRRSFTDRLSPEGAVLFERALEDLRAAGAELVDPCDLESAEALQGTTFDVLIYEFKRDLNRYLQHLPAPYPRSLAELISVYEADPERMLRYGQVLLLAAQATSGTLQERAYTYARERDLALSRAGGIDGALEQHGVEALVFPEFWGCSVAAKAGYPSVTVPAGYQEGGKPFNLTFCASAYSEASLLRFAYAYEQATLHRRDPDLEALLA; this is translated from the coding sequence ATGCCCCATACCCTCTCTGCCCGGCAGCTTCAAGCCATGCTCACCGACGGGTCCCTGACCTCGAGGGCCCTTGCGGCCCTGCTGCTCGAACGCATTCAGCGCTACGACCCGACCTTGCGCGCCGTGATCGAAACGAACCCACGGCTCCTCGAGGAGGCCGAGGCCCTGGACGCCGAGCGGCGCAGCAGCGGCCCGCGCGGTCCGCTGCACGGCATTCCGGTACTGGTCAAGGACAACATCGACACCCAAGCTCCGCTGCACACCACCGCAAACTCGAGGGCGCTGGCCGGTTACTCCCCGGCCCAGGACGCCTTCTTGGTGCAGCGGTTGCGCGCGGCTGGAGCGCTGATCCTGGGCAAGGCCAGCCTGACCGAGTTCGCCAATTTCGTGACCGTGGGCATGCCTTCGGGCTACGGCTCGCTGAACGGCCAAACGCTCAACCCCTACGGACGCAGCTTTGACGTGGGCGGATCGAGCTCGGGCAGCGCCGCCGGCGTGGCGGCCGGTTACGCGCCGCTCTCGGTGGGCACCGAGACGTCCGGCTCGATCCTGAACCCGGCCAGCCAGTGTTCGCTGGTGGCCGTCAAGCCCACGGTAGGCCTGATCAGCCGCAGCGGCATCATTCCTATCGCCGCCAGTCAGGACACGGCGGGCCCCATGGGCCGCAACGTGCACGACGTGGCGATGCTGCTCGAGGTGCTGGCCGGGGCGGACCCGCAAGACGAGGCGACCCGGAGTGCTCCCGAGATCCCGCGCTACACGGACCTGCTCGACCCAGGTGCGCTGCGCGGCGTGCGCCTGGGCGTGCCGCGCCGCAGCTTTACCGATCGCCTCTCCCCCGAGGGTGCGGTGCTGTTTGAGCGCGCCCTTGAGGACCTGCGCGCCGCCGGAGCGGAGCTGGTTGACCCCTGCGACCTCGAGAGCGCCGAGGCGCTGCAGGGCACCACTTTCGACGTGCTGATCTACGAGTTCAAGCGCGATTTGAACCGCTACCTGCAGCACCTGCCCGCCCCGTATCCCCGCAGCCTCGCCGAGCTGATCTCGGTGTACGAGGCCGATCCGGAACGCATGCTGCGTTACGGTCAGGTGCTGCTGCTCGCCGCGCAGGCCACCAGCGGAACCCTGCAGGAGCGCGCCTACACCTACGCGCGCGAGCGCGACCTCGCCCTCTCCCGCGCGGGCGGCATCGACGGAGCCCTCGAGCAGCACGGCGTTGAGGCGCTGGTGTTCCCCGAGTTCTGGGGCTGCTCGGTTGCGGCCAAGGCCGGTTATCCCTCGGTGACCGTTCCGGCGGGCTACCAAGAGGGCGGCAAACCTTTCAACCTGACCTTCTGCGCCAGCGCCTACAGCGAGGCCAGCCTGCTGCGCTTCGCCTACGCCTACGAGCAGGCTACCCTGCATCGCCGCGACCCCGACCTCGAGGCCCTGCTGGCGTGA
- a CDS encoding recombinase family protein — protein MRLGYVRSFKSTSSPLPQIERLLQAGCEAIFVEQGSGDNMDRPVLHRVMDSLRPDDVLVVVSAERFSREQRQLTILTERLQARGATLQVLEVEDSLPEAP, from the coding sequence ATGCGGTTAGGTTACGTTCGCTCGTTCAAATCAACTTCCTCGCCGCTTCCGCAGATCGAACGCCTGTTGCAGGCGGGCTGCGAGGCGATCTTCGTGGAACAGGGCAGCGGGGACAACATGGACCGCCCGGTGCTGCACCGGGTGATGGACAGCCTGCGCCCGGACGACGTTCTGGTGGTGGTCTCCGCCGAGCGGTTCAGCCGCGAGCAGCGCCAGCTGACCATCTTGACCGAACGCCTGCAGGCGCGCGGCGCCACGCTGCAGGTCCTCGAGGTCGAGGATTCGCTGCCCGAAGCTCCGTGA
- a CDS encoding metallophosphoesterase, whose product MRRLHLAPSLLAAATLTGLMVYNSYRPRITRHRLSLPGLRAPLRLVQLSDLHYGLFLREGSLRAWVERALQLEPDAVVITGDLLDQSGHQNPAPLLRALRRLRPPLGVWGVWGNHDRTRCGPQLEAFGQELAASGVRMLVNCGAALRDDLYLAGVDDLWTGRPDLEAALKDRPPKAACVLLCHHPDLLPQLPARIGLTLCGHTHGGQIQLPLLGAVYTGSAWGQRYLGGWVPARSPAYVSRGLGTSGLPLRWNCPPEIAVFELLPRSP is encoded by the coding sequence ATGCGCCGCTTACACCTCGCTCCTTCCCTGCTCGCAGCTGCGACGCTCACCGGCCTGATGGTGTACAACAGCTACCGCCCCCGCATCACCCGCCACCGCCTCAGCCTGCCCGGGCTGCGCGCCCCGCTGAGGCTGGTCCAGCTCAGCGACTTGCACTACGGCCTGTTTCTGCGCGAAGGCAGCCTGCGGGCATGGGTAGAGCGCGCCTTGCAGCTCGAGCCCGACGCGGTGGTGATCACCGGGGACCTGCTCGACCAGAGCGGACACCAAAACCCTGCCCCGCTGCTCCGGGCCCTGAGGCGGCTGCGCCCCCCGCTGGGCGTATGGGGCGTGTGGGGCAACCACGACCGCACCCGCTGCGGGCCGCAACTCGAGGCTTTCGGGCAGGAACTGGCGGCCAGCGGAGTACGCATGCTGGTCAACTGCGGCGCGGCGCTGCGCGACGACCTGTACCTGGCCGGCGTGGACGACCTGTGGACCGGACGGCCCGACCTCGAGGCGGCCCTGAAGGACCGGCCCCCGAAGGCCGCCTGTGTGCTGCTGTGCCACCACCCGGACCTGCTGCCGCAGCTGCCCGCACGGATCGGCCTGACCCTGTGCGGGCACACGCACGGCGGGCAGATTCAGCTGCCGCTGCTGGGGGCCGTATACACCGGCTCCGCTTGGGGCCAGCGCTACCTGGGGGGCTGGGTGCCGGCCCGCTCGCCCGCCTACGTCTCACGCGGACTGGGCACCAGCGGCTTGCCGCTGCGCTGGAACTGCCCGCCCGAAATCGCCGTATTCGAGCTGCTGCCCCGCAGCCCCTAA
- a CDS encoding thioredoxin domain-containing protein, giving the protein MTNRLATETSPYLLQHADNPVDWYPWGEEAFARARAENRPILLSVGYSTCHWCHVMAHESFENPEIARLINEHFVPVKVDREERPDVDAIYMAAVQAISGQGGWPMTVFLTPDLEPFYAGTYYPPEDRFGRPGLPRLLLSLSDAWHNRPDDVQANARQLTEFVRSQVPGPGRAVDLDPNLAERARANLEARFDARWGGFGEAPKFPPPTTLDFLMSHHRRTGSGLEMVTRTLEGMMQGGLYDHLGGGFARYSTDAEWRVPHFEKMLYDNAQLVRSYLHAYQLSGRADFLRVVRDTLAYLEREMRSPEGGFYSAQDADSEGIEGKFYVWTPQELRAALGEDAPLAEAYFGVSEAGNFSDPHHPEFGRRSVLTAERSLNEVAARLGTDVEQAAARLEVARRKLWEARERRVRPGRDDKVLTSWNGLALAAFAEAARVLRDPHYLEVARAAARFARQHLRTPTGGLYHTYKDGRAHVEGLLEDLVLYGLGLVELYRAGGDLADLIWARELWQQALQDHWDEVSGSFYSTRADSGLLARPHSSFDAAILSDNAAAALLGLWISRYFGDADAEERARRVVGSQMGQMLSAAVGFGGLWQAFEFLLAPRAEVAVLGSPERREALEAALGRRYLPFVAIAPAEHGGGLPLLEERSGDGVAYVCRDLACDLPARDVPTLEAQLEAL; this is encoded by the coding sequence ATGACCAACCGACTGGCCACCGAGACCAGCCCCTACCTGTTGCAGCACGCCGACAACCCGGTGGACTGGTATCCCTGGGGCGAGGAGGCTTTCGCCCGCGCCCGCGCCGAGAACCGGCCGATCCTGCTCTCGGTCGGTTATTCCACCTGCCACTGGTGCCACGTGATGGCCCACGAGAGCTTCGAGAACCCCGAGATCGCCCGGCTCATCAACGAGCATTTCGTACCGGTCAAGGTGGACCGCGAGGAACGCCCGGACGTGGACGCCATCTACATGGCTGCGGTACAGGCCATCAGCGGGCAGGGCGGCTGGCCCATGACCGTCTTCTTGACCCCCGATCTCGAGCCGTTCTACGCCGGCACCTACTACCCGCCCGAAGACCGCTTTGGCCGCCCGGGCCTGCCCCGACTGCTGCTCTCGCTGTCCGACGCGTGGCACAACCGCCCGGACGACGTGCAGGCCAATGCCCGCCAGCTCACCGAGTTCGTACGCAGTCAGGTTCCCGGCCCCGGGCGCGCGGTGGACCTCGACCCCAACTTGGCCGAACGGGCACGGGCCAACCTCGAGGCGCGCTTTGACGCGCGCTGGGGCGGTTTCGGAGAGGCGCCCAAGTTTCCGCCGCCGACCACCCTCGACTTTCTGATGAGCCACCACCGCCGCACCGGATCGGGCCTGGAGATGGTCACCCGTACCCTCGAGGGCATGATGCAGGGCGGGCTGTACGACCATCTCGGCGGCGGCTTCGCGCGCTACTCCACCGATGCCGAGTGGCGCGTCCCACACTTTGAGAAGATGCTGTACGACAACGCGCAGCTGGTCCGCAGCTACCTGCACGCCTACCAGCTCAGCGGCCGCGCCGATTTCCTGCGGGTGGTACGCGACACGCTCGCATACCTCGAGCGCGAGATGCGCTCGCCCGAGGGCGGCTTCTACTCGGCGCAGGACGCCGACAGCGAGGGCATCGAGGGCAAGTTCTACGTGTGGACTCCGCAGGAACTGCGCGCGGCGCTGGGCGAGGACGCGCCCCTGGCCGAAGCCTACTTCGGGGTATCCGAGGCGGGTAACTTCAGCGACCCGCACCACCCCGAGTTCGGTCGCCGCAGCGTCCTGACCGCCGAACGTTCGCTAAACGAGGTCGCTGCCCGGCTGGGAACGGACGTGGAGCAGGCCGCCGCGCGCCTCGAGGTCGCCCGCCGGAAGCTGTGGGAGGCGCGCGAGCGCCGCGTGCGTCCGGGCCGCGACGACAAGGTGCTGACCTCGTGGAACGGGCTGGCCTTGGCCGCCTTCGCCGAAGCCGCCCGGGTGCTGCGCGACCCGCACTACCTCGAGGTGGCGCGCGCCGCCGCGCGCTTTGCGCGCCAGCACCTGCGCACCCCCACCGGCGGGCTCTACCACACCTACAAAGACGGGCGCGCGCACGTCGAGGGACTGCTCGAGGACCTGGTCCTCTACGGCCTGGGACTGGTGGAGCTGTACCGCGCGGGCGGCGACCTCGCCGACTTGATCTGGGCGCGAGAACTGTGGCAGCAGGCCCTGCAGGACCACTGGGACGAAGTCTCGGGCAGCTTCTACTCGACCCGGGCCGACAGCGGCCTGCTGGCCCGCCCGCACTCGAGCTTCGACGCGGCGATTCTGTCGGACAACGCCGCCGCCGCCCTGCTGGGCCTGTGGATCTCGCGCTATTTCGGCGACGCGGACGCCGAGGAGCGGGCGCGCCGGGTGGTGGGCAGCCAGATGGGACAGATGCTCTCGGCTGCGGTCGGCTTCGGCGGCCTGTGGCAGGCTTTCGAGTTCCTGCTGGCCCCGCGCGCCGAGGTGGCCGTACTGGGCAGTCCCGAGCGACGCGAAGCGCTCGAGGCGGCCCTGGGTCGGCGCTACCTGCCCTTTGTGGCCATCGCTCCGGCCGAACACGGCGGCGGTCTGCCGCTGCTCGAGGAACGCAGCGGCGATGGCGTGGCCTACGTGTGCCGCGACCTGGCCTGCGATCTGCCCGCCCGGGATGTGCCCACCCTCGAGGCACAGCTCGAGGCGCTGTGA
- a CDS encoding MFS transporter, which produces MKSNGLFFGWIVVGVAAVAMLLAAGGRSAPGVLLVAMEQPGGFSRATLSLAASLGLVMFGLAAPLSGALIDRLGPRRVSLAGLLLTAASFVLSAGVSREWQLHLVWGVLSGLGTGLLGSVLGATVANRWFVRHRGLVTGIFGAATSAGQLLFVPLLATLGEGIGWRSTSLGIGLLALLLLPVVALWLRDAPQQLGLVPLGSVTGTAPARAADPGRVMLQVLHTPTFWLLAASFFVCGATSSGLVGTHFVAHAAGHGMAVTAAAGVLALMGAFNFVGTLASGVLTDRFDPRRLLAVYYIFRGFSLFLLPYVHEGAGLVVFAVLFGLDYIATVPPTVMLVANHFGRANVGSVYGWVFCAHQLGAALAAWLGGLAQATLGDYTLAFLAGGVIAILGGLLVLGLRNTPPSTALAS; this is translated from the coding sequence TTGAAATCAAACGGTCTTTTCTTTGGCTGGATCGTCGTAGGTGTCGCGGCCGTGGCGATGTTGCTCGCGGCGGGCGGACGCAGCGCGCCGGGCGTACTGCTCGTCGCCATGGAGCAGCCCGGCGGATTCTCGAGGGCCACGCTCTCGCTGGCTGCTTCCCTGGGGCTGGTGATGTTCGGACTGGCCGCCCCTCTGAGCGGCGCGCTGATCGACCGCCTCGGACCCCGGCGGGTCAGCCTGGCCGGGCTGCTGCTCACGGCTGCGAGCTTTGTGCTGAGCGCTGGGGTCAGCCGCGAGTGGCAGTTGCACCTGGTGTGGGGCGTGCTGAGCGGCCTGGGAACCGGGCTGCTGGGCAGCGTGCTGGGAGCAACGGTCGCCAACCGCTGGTTCGTGCGGCACCGCGGTCTGGTGACCGGCATCTTTGGGGCGGCGACCTCGGCGGGGCAACTGCTGTTCGTGCCGCTGCTGGCAACTTTGGGAGAGGGTATAGGCTGGCGTTCCACCTCGCTGGGCATCGGACTGCTCGCCCTGCTGCTGCTGCCGGTCGTCGCACTGTGGCTGCGGGATGCGCCGCAACAACTGGGCCTGGTTCCGCTGGGAAGCGTGACAGGAACCGCACCGGCCCGCGCCGCCGATCCCGGCCGCGTGATGCTGCAGGTCCTGCACACCCCCACCTTCTGGCTGCTGGCCGCGTCGTTCTTCGTGTGCGGAGCGACCTCTAGCGGTCTGGTCGGCACGCACTTCGTGGCGCACGCGGCCGGACACGGCATGGCCGTGACCGCCGCTGCCGGGGTGCTGGCCCTGATGGGGGCCTTCAACTTCGTGGGAACGCTGGCCTCAGGCGTGCTGACCGACCGCTTCGACCCGCGCCGGTTGCTGGCCGTGTACTACATTTTCCGGGGTTTCTCGCTGTTCCTGCTGCCCTACGTGCACGAGGGAGCCGGACTGGTCGTGTTCGCGGTGCTGTTCGGGCTCGATTACATCGCGACCGTGCCGCCCACGGTGATGCTGGTCGCCAACCATTTCGGGCGCGCCAACGTGGGCAGCGTGTACGGCTGGGTGTTCTGTGCCCACCAACTGGGTGCGGCGCTGGCCGCGTGGCTGGGCGGCCTGGCACAGGCGACCCTGGGCGACTACACCCTGGCGTTTCTGGCCGGCGGCGTGATCGCGATCCTGGGCGGCCTGCTGGTGCTCGGCCTGCGCAACACCCCGCCGTCCACGGCCCTCGCCTCCTGA
- a CDS encoding phosphoglucomutase/phosphomannomutase family protein: MIRFGTDGWRDIIAENFTYANVRAVAQAHAQYLLAQGAQRVVIGYDTRFQGPNFARVAAETLAANGLEVLLATAYVPTPVLSFAVVHLEAAGGVMITASHNPPLYNGYKIKGAYGGSATPEIAAGIEAELTRLRPTPAWNPEKNPIRGFDVRKAYYAALDRVLDLEVLRAYRGVIYHDAMGGAGAGWIEGYVKHAKLPVEVRAVHGVPHPLFYGVNPEPIPQNLESLSAVLATEQDPVFGTVTDGDADRVGAVTAGGHFFNSHQIFAVLLKHLHDRGLRGRVVKTVSTSTLINLLTARLGLDLEETPVGFKYITDAVLRGQSDPDQTVLIGGEESGGLAVRGHLPERDGILNSLLLLEAVARSGKSLGALFADLEADTGFRHFYDRNDLHLEAGFDKDAFMAHAASWTELAGDPVREVMTRDGVKLALASGAWALLRASGTEPLVRVYVEASSPEAQRALLEEATSRVRAFR; this comes from the coding sequence ATGATCAGATTCGGAACGGACGGCTGGCGTGACATCATCGCCGAGAACTTCACCTACGCCAACGTGCGCGCCGTGGCTCAGGCCCATGCCCAGTACCTGCTCGCCCAAGGCGCGCAGCGGGTGGTGATCGGCTATGACACCCGCTTTCAGGGGCCCAATTTTGCCCGGGTCGCGGCCGAGACCCTGGCGGCCAACGGCCTCGAGGTGCTGCTGGCCACCGCTTACGTCCCCACCCCGGTGCTCTCGTTTGCGGTGGTGCACCTCGAGGCGGCGGGCGGCGTGATGATCACCGCGTCGCACAATCCGCCGCTGTACAACGGTTACAAGATCAAAGGTGCTTACGGCGGCTCGGCCACGCCCGAGATAGCGGCCGGCATCGAGGCGGAACTGACCCGCCTGCGCCCCACGCCCGCATGGAATCCGGAGAAGAACCCGATCCGGGGCTTTGACGTGCGTAAGGCGTACTACGCCGCTCTGGACCGGGTCCTCGACCTCGAGGTGCTGCGCGCTTATCGTGGCGTGATCTATCACGACGCCATGGGCGGGGCCGGGGCCGGCTGGATCGAGGGCTACGTCAAACACGCCAAGCTGCCGGTCGAGGTGCGTGCGGTGCACGGCGTACCCCATCCGCTGTTTTACGGCGTGAACCCCGAGCCGATCCCGCAGAACCTAGAGAGCCTCTCGGCGGTACTGGCCACCGAGCAGGACCCGGTGTTCGGCACGGTGACCGACGGCGACGCCGACCGGGTGGGTGCGGTGACCGCCGGAGGCCACTTTTTCAACTCGCACCAGATCTTTGCGGTGCTGCTAAAGCACCTGCACGACCGTGGACTGCGCGGACGGGTGGTCAAAACCGTCTCCACCAGCACCCTGATCAACCTGCTGACTGCCCGTCTGGGCCTGGACCTCGAGGAAACCCCGGTGGGCTTCAAGTACATCACCGACGCCGTCTTGCGCGGCCAAAGCGACCCGGACCAGACGGTCCTGATCGGCGGCGAGGAGTCGGGCGGTCTGGCGGTCCGGGGTCACCTGCCCGAGCGGGACGGCATCTTGAACTCGCTGCTGCTGCTCGAGGCGGTTGCCCGCTCGGGCAAGAGCTTGGGTGCGCTGTTCGCAGACCTCGAGGCCGACACCGGCTTCCGACACTTTTACGACCGCAACGACTTGCACCTGGAAGCCGGCTTTGACAAGGACGCCTTTATGGCCCACGCCGCAAGCTGGACCGAGCTGGCCGGGGATCCGGTGCGCGAGGTCATGACCCGCGACGGCGTGAAGCTTGCGCTGGCTTCGGGCGCGTGGGCCTTGCTGCGCGCCTCGGGCACCGAGCCGCTGGTGCGGGTATACGTGGAGGCGAGCAGCCCCGAGGCCCAGCGCGCGCTGCTCGAGGAGGCCACCTCGAGGGTCAGGGCGTTTCGCTGA